A region of bacterium DNA encodes the following proteins:
- the aroH gene encoding chorismate mutase, whose protein sequence is MRFRGIRGATTVDANTEQAILSATFELLQRIVSENEVDSDDIAGVIFTMTPDLNAVFPAEAGRRLPGWTQVPLMCMQEIAVPGALQRCVRVLMLINTTKTMDEVRHVYLGGATQLRPDLASRS, encoded by the coding sequence ATGCGATTCCGCGGGATTCGCGGCGCGACCACCGTCGACGCGAACACGGAGCAGGCGATCCTGAGCGCCACCTTCGAGCTGCTCCAGCGCATCGTGAGCGAGAACGAGGTCGACAGCGACGACATCGCCGGCGTGATCTTCACGATGACTCCGGATCTCAACGCCGTGTTCCCGGCCGAGGCCGGCCGCCGTCTTCCCGGATGGACGCAGGTGCCGCTGATGTGCATGCAGGAGATCGCCGTCCCCGGCGCGCTCCAGCGCTGCGTGCGTGTGCTGATGCTCATCAACACGACGAAGACGATGGATGAGGTCCGGCACGTGTACCTGGGCGGGGCGACGCAGCTCCGTCCCGATCTGGCGTCCCGCTCGTGA